One region of Tistrella mobilis genomic DNA includes:
- the fhuF gene encoding siderophore-iron reductase FhuF — protein sequence MIPALLPLDPFLTGDYAGHRDSFALAAEDGEAGVPLADAAAVGAALTAFTAPLGPARRVAAVSQWTKSYFAALTLPSVAATLLLDCDLPLAPAGGITMVLAETGRPSRFRLPGDALPLGPDRRETGCGFTRFSGLIDDHLAVIIPVFAAAGGVPQRMIWSNAADYLDRAARMLVPLAAAWPGREAAAAGLQALLAAPHRPDGSPNLLHEPVRLMNGLRTRKVCCLRYAMPGEDFCGSCPKRRRAEAARTARG from the coding sequence ATGATTCCGGCCCTTCTCCCGCTCGACCCGTTCCTCACCGGCGATTACGCCGGCCATCGCGACAGTTTCGCCCTGGCGGCCGAGGATGGGGAGGCGGGGGTTCCGCTCGCCGATGCCGCGGCGGTGGGCGCGGCGCTCACCGCCTTCACCGCCCCGCTCGGGCCCGCCCGGCGGGTGGCGGCGGTGTCGCAATGGACAAAGTCGTATTTTGCGGCACTGACTCTTCCTTCGGTTGCAGCGACGCTCCTGCTCGATTGCGATCTGCCGCTGGCGCCGGCCGGCGGCATCACCATGGTGCTGGCCGAAACCGGCCGTCCCTCCCGCTTCCGCCTGCCCGGCGACGCCCTGCCGCTCGGCCCCGACCGGCGGGAGACGGGGTGCGGCTTCACCCGGTTTTCCGGGCTGATCGACGACCATCTGGCGGTGATCATTCCGGTTTTCGCCGCGGCGGGCGGGGTGCCCCAGCGGATGATCTGGTCCAACGCCGCCGATTATCTGGACCGCGCCGCCCGTATGCTCGTGCCCCTGGCGGCCGCCTGGCCGGGGCGCGAGGCCGCGGCCGCGGGGCTTCAGGCCCTGCTTGCCGCACCCCATCGCCCCGACGGCAGCCCCAACCTGCTGCATGAACCTGTCCGCCTGATGAACGGCCTGCGCACCCGCAAGGTCTGCTGCCTGCGCTATGCCATGCCCGGCGAAGACTTCTGCGGCAGCTGCCCCAAACGCCGCCGCGCCGAAGCCGCCCGCACCGCGCGGGGGTAG